A genomic region of Leptospira terpstrae serovar Hualin str. LT 11-33 = ATCC 700639 contains the following coding sequences:
- a CDS encoding NRDE family protein, with protein sequence MCLVVIAYRVHPEFPLVIVSNRDEFFERPTGPLQIWESNPKILAGRDLKAGGTWLGANSLGKTAFLTNVRNFKKPPHPNPKSRGSLVLDFLKSSKDLSSLQYREEVLQTASDYEGFNLFVFDGEVASYIGGEPLQSQILEPGFHAVSNANWNTHWPKTEKLKTGVEQLFGSILEAQNWTNQVTQEFFKMLADSDLVKEDSFLPDTGIGLERERYLSSIRIRVPGYGTRASTLVFYGKDSVEVVERTFSDPFSNEFTERREVLEFSETKS encoded by the coding sequence ATGTGCCTAGTTGTAATTGCGTACAGGGTCCATCCTGAATTTCCACTTGTGATTGTTTCCAATCGAGATGAGTTTTTTGAAAGGCCCACGGGCCCACTCCAAATCTGGGAATCGAATCCTAAGATCCTGGCGGGAAGGGATTTAAAAGCAGGGGGAACTTGGCTTGGTGCTAACTCTCTCGGTAAAACTGCTTTTCTTACGAATGTAAGAAATTTTAAAAAACCTCCCCATCCCAATCCGAAATCACGTGGAAGTCTTGTTTTGGATTTCTTAAAATCATCCAAAGATCTAAGTTCTCTCCAATACCGAGAGGAGGTTTTACAAACGGCTTCCGACTATGAAGGATTTAATCTCTTTGTATTCGATGGAGAAGTGGCAAGTTATATTGGCGGGGAACCTTTGCAGTCCCAGATTTTAGAACCAGGGTTTCATGCCGTAAGTAATGCCAATTGGAATACCCACTGGCCTAAAACAGAAAAATTGAAAACTGGCGTAGAACAGTTGTTTGGTTCTATTCTAGAAGCTCAAAACTGGACAAACCAAGTGACTCAGGAATTTTTTAAAATGTTAGCAGATTCCGATTTAGTAAAAGAAGATTCGTTTCTTCCCGATACAGGAATTGGTCTCGAACGTGAAAGATATTTATCTTCGATTCGGATTCGTGTCCCCGGTTATGGAACTCGGGCATCTACTTTGGTATTTTATGGAAAGGATTCGGTAGAGGTAGTGGAGCGCACTTTCTCCGATCCGTTTTCGAATGAATTTACGGAACGGAGAGAGGTTTTAGAGTTTAGCGAAACTAAATCTTAA
- a CDS encoding tetratricopeptide repeat protein, protein MKKAILPILVLALTASISAGESSFMNEDLDSLISQYDKETLTAISNELVKLASEEEGMGEFDLASGHYSRAIKIREAIGMSEHKSFASIQYLASLAHSKAGNFCEASTHAKKASEAFRQHGITKFEQKANVEHKEYARACAVVAFR, encoded by the coding sequence ATGAAAAAAGCAATTCTACCCATTCTAGTTTTAGCACTTACGGCATCCATTTCTGCCGGAGAGTCTTCTTTTATGAACGAAGACCTAGATTCCCTCATTAGCCAATATGACAAAGAAACTCTGACCGCAATTTCGAACGAACTCGTAAAACTTGCTAGTGAAGAAGAGGGAATGGGAGAGTTTGATTTGGCTTCTGGACATTATTCACGGGCGATAAAAATTAGAGAAGCGATTGGAATGAGTGAACACAAAAGTTTTGCTTCCATCCAGTATCTAGCAAGCCTTGCCCATTCCAAAGCAGGTAACTTTTGCGAAGCTTCTACACATGCGAAAAAAGCAAGTGAAGCTTTTCGCCAACACGGAATTACTAAATTCGAACAAAAAGCAAATGTAGAACATAAAGAATATGCACGTGCTTGTGCAGTTGTGGCTTTTAGATAA
- a CDS encoding MBL fold metallo-hydrolase: MIVQLYGVRGSIASPLRNQDYRKKIIDILDLYRQTGAGVSADEFWQDLPYHLKFVTGSDTTCVSVTDDEGEVYILDMGTGLRNLGDELISEYFSTKLKRTVSFFITHTHWDHIQGLPFFKPIYFPDFYLNFYSPYSDLESRLQKQQEPEYFPVALDGTGSAKDFKLFFPGDVLEFGSGMKVECYPLKHPGGSFAYKFTNRAGKIFIFATDAEFTGGDMDLIHECYPFFAEADLLILDTQYTLDESFSKFDWGHTAYTMSVNCASSWKVKNLVLTHHEPSYSDEKIYEIYNDAKLHKEQLGEKKLKIHLAREGLRFHL, translated from the coding sequence GTGATTGTGCAACTCTACGGAGTCCGCGGCTCCATAGCGAGTCCCCTCCGAAACCAAGACTACCGCAAAAAAATTATCGATATTCTGGACCTCTACAGGCAAACGGGGGCTGGCGTATCGGCGGATGAATTTTGGCAAGACCTTCCCTACCACCTAAAATTTGTGACAGGATCCGACACCACTTGTGTTTCCGTCACTGACGATGAGGGGGAAGTCTACATTTTAGACATGGGGACAGGCTTACGAAATTTGGGTGACGAACTCATCTCGGAATATTTTTCTACGAAGTTAAAAAGGACAGTTTCTTTCTTTATCACTCATACCCATTGGGATCACATCCAAGGCCTTCCCTTCTTCAAACCTATTTATTTTCCCGACTTCTACCTTAATTTTTATTCACCTTATTCGGATTTGGAATCGCGCCTCCAAAAACAACAAGAGCCAGAATACTTTCCAGTCGCTTTGGATGGAACGGGTTCCGCCAAAGACTTCAAACTTTTTTTTCCGGGTGATGTTTTAGAATTTGGATCGGGAATGAAGGTAGAGTGTTACCCTCTGAAACATCCCGGAGGTTCTTTTGCTTATAAATTTACCAACAGAGCCGGTAAAATTTTCATTTTTGCCACGGACGCCGAGTTTACGGGAGGGGATATGGATTTAATTCATGAATGTTATCCTTTCTTTGCAGAAGCAGATTTACTCATACTTGACACACAATACACGTTAGACGAGTCCTTTTCTAAGTTTGATTGGGGCCACACAGCATACACTATGTCTGTGAACTGTGCCTCTTCTTGGAAAGTAAAGAACTTAGTTTTAACTCATCACGAACCAAGTTATTCAGATGAAAAAATTTACGAAATTTATAATGATGCCAAGCTCCACAAAGAGCAGTTAGGCGAAAAAAAATTAAAAATTCATTTAGCAAGGGAAGGATTGCGATTCCACCTATAA
- a CDS encoding rhomboid family intramembrane serine protease, with protein sequence MASRYPGYELRFGPPMVPVVRTLMIINAILFLLQMATKLAFHSPLVELYFGLTPELVFHGWVWQLLSYAFLHGSFLHILFNMLSLWMFGSELAEIWGERAFLKFYLFTAFLGGVCTILAHFFGIPQGLVVGASASIYGLLVAYAMTWPNRELLVFLIFPMRAKYFVMIVMLMVLFAQGEKVAHFAHLGGAIGGFLFMKVYTGWKNTKASVPTWSLSRYLQKRRFMRYQEEMAKRENAKTKVDELLEKISKNGMESLSRSERKFLNDASQKYFNE encoded by the coding sequence ATGGCCTCTCGTTACCCAGGATATGAACTCCGATTTGGACCTCCCATGGTTCCCGTTGTACGCACTCTCATGATCATCAATGCAATTCTCTTTCTTTTGCAGATGGCAACGAAACTGGCTTTCCATTCTCCCTTAGTGGAATTGTATTTTGGGCTTACCCCAGAACTCGTTTTTCATGGCTGGGTCTGGCAACTCCTAAGTTATGCCTTTCTCCATGGAAGTTTCCTCCATATTCTTTTTAATATGCTGAGCCTTTGGATGTTTGGTTCAGAACTCGCAGAAATTTGGGGAGAACGTGCTTTTTTAAAGTTCTATCTTTTTACCGCATTTCTTGGTGGGGTTTGTACGATTCTTGCTCATTTTTTTGGCATTCCTCAGGGCCTTGTGGTGGGTGCAAGTGCCAGTATCTATGGCCTACTCGTTGCTTATGCGATGACTTGGCCGAATCGTGAACTTCTTGTATTTCTCATCTTCCCTATGCGAGCTAAATACTTTGTGATGATTGTGATGCTTATGGTTCTTTTTGCCCAAGGGGAAAAAGTTGCCCATTTTGCCCACTTAGGGGGAGCCATTGGGGGTTTCTTATTCATGAAAGTTTACACTGGCTGGAAAAATACAAAGGCATCCGTTCCGACTTGGTCTCTTTCTCGGTATTTACAAAAACGTAGGTTTATGCGTTACCAAGAGGAAATGGCGAAAAGGGAAAATGCGAAAACGAAAGTGGATGAACTTTTGGAAAAAATTTCCAAAAATGGAATGGAGTCCCTTTCTCGCAGCGAACGAAAATTTTTAAACGATGCATCGCAAAAATATTTCAACGAGTGA
- the glyA gene encoding serine hydroxymethyltransferase has protein sequence MSYLEKQDPEVYAALKKEDERQEHSLEMIASENFVSRPVLEAYHSTLTNKYAEGYPGKRYYNGCENADRVEELAIERAKKMFGAEYANVQPHSGAQANMAVFLATLEPGDSFLGMNLAHGGHLTHGSAVNISGKYFKPIPYGVDEKTETINYDEVAKLAKEHKPKLIVVGASAYPRTIDFNKFKEIANGIGAKIMADIAHISGLVVAGEHPSPIGVCDFVTTTTHKTLRGPRGGLILSSSEHEKILNSRVFPGIQGGPLMHVIAAKAVAFGEALRPDFKTYIQQVVKNAKVLSEVFQKRGFRVVSGGTDNHIVLLDVSVKGLTGKDAADGLDHIGVTVNKNAIPFDKNPPAVASGIRLGTPALTTRGLKEKEIEAVGNLICDFLEHFGDVTWESKVKAAVKEITSAFPMKHFRLED, from the coding sequence ATGAGTTATTTAGAAAAACAAGATCCTGAAGTTTACGCTGCATTAAAAAAAGAAGACGAACGCCAAGAACATTCCCTCGAAATGATTGCGAGTGAAAACTTTGTATCACGTCCCGTACTCGAAGCCTACCATTCCACTCTCACCAATAAATATGCGGAAGGTTATCCTGGAAAACGTTACTACAACGGTTGTGAAAACGCAGACAGGGTAGAAGAACTCGCGATTGAAAGAGCCAAAAAAATGTTTGGAGCAGAATACGCAAACGTACAACCACATAGCGGGGCTCAGGCGAATATGGCTGTATTTCTTGCCACTCTCGAACCAGGAGATAGTTTTCTTGGAATGAATTTGGCACATGGCGGACACCTAACACATGGTAGTGCAGTCAACATCAGCGGAAAATATTTTAAACCAATCCCTTATGGAGTGGATGAAAAAACAGAAACCATTAATTACGATGAAGTTGCAAAACTTGCCAAAGAACACAAACCGAAACTCATTGTTGTCGGTGCTTCTGCCTATCCAAGAACCATTGATTTTAATAAATTCAAAGAAATTGCCAACGGAATTGGTGCTAAAATCATGGCTGACATTGCGCATATCTCTGGTTTGGTGGTTGCCGGCGAACATCCCAGTCCAATTGGCGTATGTGACTTTGTAACTACAACCACTCACAAAACTTTACGGGGACCAAGGGGAGGACTTATCCTTTCCTCATCGGAACATGAAAAGATTTTAAACTCAAGAGTATTCCCTGGAATCCAAGGGGGACCACTTATGCATGTGATTGCAGCAAAAGCAGTGGCTTTTGGTGAAGCGCTCCGTCCAGATTTCAAAACATACATCCAACAAGTGGTGAAGAATGCAAAAGTTCTTTCGGAAGTATTCCAAAAACGTGGCTTCCGAGTGGTTTCAGGTGGAACTGACAATCATATCGTTCTGTTGGATGTGTCTGTCAAAGGACTTACAGGAAAAGATGCCGCGGATGGATTAGATCATATTGGAGTGACCGTAAATAAAAACGCGATTCCTTTTGATAAAAACCCGCCTGCAGTGGCTTCTGGAATTCGACTTGGAACTCCAGCTCTCACCACTCGTGGGTTAAAAGAAAAAGAAATCGAAGCAGTTGGAAATTTAATTTGTGATTTCCTCGAACATTTCGGTGATGTTACTTGGGAATCCAAAGTAAAAGCAGCAGTGAAAGAAATCACTTCCGCTTTCCCTATGAAACATTTCCGATTGGAAGACTAA
- a CDS encoding penicillin-binding protein 1A: MNKEKTLRITITTFFSIALLGGFFFGYILSEVNKGKELQKLASYQPTTPTKLYDSNGVLFAELYRHKQELLKYSDIPPHVIHAFLSVEDDNFFNHFGIDFLAIVRAAIKNVFAGRIVQGGSTLTQQLAKTILQQRKKTFGRKFLEALLTLQIEQEYTKEEILEIYFNLIYLGHGTTGLSSAANVYFQKDVRDLSIAEAAMLARLPKAPVTYSPFKNPKEAKQAHMVVLGLMAKNGFIPKDQVQKIHDDFWDKYWPVVITQSPSRSTWGAKLNRAPYFTEWVRQILEKELGEEALYTGGLRVYTTIDVRKQEIAEEELRKGLIEQDKYAFGANFRYVGRADRGLVSLYNLLGSIFPVGVPYVTSLDDRQVFRLHLEKEMAPALELLTDFVPSENESSAVKEFQRSSLVFSSNLHVEGAIVTIDHQTGYIQTMVGGSRFSPKNQFNRAMQARRQTGSAFKPFVYAAAIQNRAVGSGTGIMDAPLTTITEEGEGYSPQDISGDFRGMVPLSRALSLSLNIVSVQVLMRTGTDAVIDFASKVTKTNKARFPTGPALALGVAELTPYEMALGYSILANKGKDVIPFSVRYVLNQSGNVVYNKEKEVQETLAEEAKNGSIQIIPEATAYIIKQMLIGVAMGGTPTQALRAADKGNYKGESGGKTGSTSSYTNVWYAGFDPKYTSIVWMGFDKSSLSLGKGVTAAGVAAPIWGKIYSRWYNEGPYPLFYPNGRAEEIPADVVKGATCAFNGLSPGPNCPLTGNLFLKPITIAGRTLAVPGGRQCDGDRDHYRSMDLTDFLQRELEISDEELK; the protein is encoded by the coding sequence ATGAACAAAGAAAAAACACTCCGAATCACTATCACTACTTTCTTTAGCATTGCCCTACTTGGGGGATTCTTTTTTGGATATATCCTTTCTGAAGTAAATAAAGGAAAAGAGTTACAAAAGTTGGCATCTTACCAACCGACAACTCCTACCAAACTTTATGATTCGAATGGAGTTTTGTTTGCTGAACTATATCGTCACAAACAAGAATTATTAAAATATAGCGACATTCCTCCTCATGTAATTCATGCGTTTTTATCCGTTGAAGATGATAACTTTTTTAACCACTTTGGTATAGATTTTTTAGCAATCGTACGTGCTGCCATTAAAAACGTATTTGCGGGACGTATCGTCCAAGGTGGATCCACACTCACCCAGCAGTTAGCAAAAACTATCTTACAACAAAGGAAAAAAACCTTTGGTCGTAAATTTTTGGAAGCGCTACTCACTCTACAGATTGAACAAGAATATACTAAAGAAGAAATTTTAGAAATTTATTTTAACTTAATTTATTTAGGTCATGGAACTACAGGACTTTCTTCTGCAGCCAATGTTTACTTTCAAAAAGATGTGAGAGATTTAAGTATCGCCGAAGCAGCTATGCTTGCACGTCTTCCGAAAGCTCCCGTTACTTATTCCCCGTTTAAAAACCCAAAAGAAGCTAAACAGGCTCATATGGTGGTTCTTGGCCTTATGGCAAAAAATGGATTTATCCCGAAAGACCAAGTGCAAAAAATCCATGATGATTTTTGGGACAAGTATTGGCCTGTTGTCATCACACAATCGCCCTCTCGTTCCACTTGGGGGGCAAAACTCAACAGAGCTCCATATTTTACAGAATGGGTGCGCCAAATTTTAGAGAAAGAACTTGGTGAAGAGGCTTTATATACCGGTGGTTTAAGGGTGTATACAACCATTGATGTAAGAAAACAAGAGATTGCAGAAGAAGAACTTAGAAAAGGTCTTATCGAACAAGACAAGTATGCATTTGGAGCAAACTTCCGTTATGTAGGTCGTGCCGACCGAGGTCTTGTTTCTTTATACAATTTATTGGGATCTATTTTTCCGGTGGGAGTTCCTTATGTAACCAGTTTGGATGATAGACAAGTATTTCGTCTTCATTTAGAAAAAGAAATGGCCCCAGCTTTGGAACTTTTAACTGACTTTGTTCCTTCGGAAAACGAAAGTTCTGCAGTCAAAGAATTTCAAAGATCATCACTAGTGTTTTCTTCCAACTTACACGTAGAAGGTGCCATTGTCACCATTGACCACCAAACAGGATACATTCAAACCATGGTCGGTGGATCTAGGTTCTCTCCAAAAAATCAGTTCAACCGAGCTATGCAAGCTCGCCGCCAAACCGGATCTGCATTCAAACCATTTGTTTATGCAGCAGCCATTCAAAATAGGGCTGTTGGTTCTGGAACTGGAATTATGGATGCTCCTCTCACAACCATCACAGAAGAAGGGGAAGGGTATTCGCCGCAGGATATATCGGGAGATTTTAGAGGGATGGTTCCACTTTCGCGTGCACTCTCTTTATCTTTAAATATCGTATCGGTGCAAGTGCTTATGCGAACAGGTACCGATGCTGTAATTGATTTTGCATCCAAAGTGACAAAAACAAACAAAGCTAGGTTTCCTACAGGTCCTGCTTTGGCACTAGGTGTGGCGGAACTTACCCCTTATGAGATGGCACTTGGTTATTCCATTCTTGCTAACAAAGGCAAGGATGTAATCCCATTTAGTGTTCGTTATGTGCTGAACCAAAGTGGTAATGTAGTTTACAATAAAGAAAAAGAAGTTCAAGAAACTCTTGCCGAAGAAGCAAAAAATGGATCGATCCAAATCATCCCTGAAGCCACAGCTTATATCATTAAACAAATGTTAATCGGTGTTGCCATGGGGGGAACTCCTACCCAAGCCCTTCGCGCTGCAGATAAAGGAAATTATAAAGGTGAGTCTGGTGGAAAAACGGGATCCACTTCCTCATATACTAATGTTTGGTATGCTGGTTTTGACCCGAAATACACTTCGATCGTTTGGATGGGATTTGATAAATCCTCACTTTCCCTTGGAAAAGGTGTGACAGCGGCTGGAGTGGCAGCACCGATTTGGGGAAAAATATACTCTCGTTGGTACAACGAGGGTCCATATCCATTATTTTATCCCAATGGACGAGCAGAAGAAATTCCTGCTGATGTCGTAAAGGGAGCTACTTGTGCTTTCAATGGCCTCTCTCCTGGACCCAATTGTCCTTTGACAGGAAATTTATTTTTAAAGCCGATTACTATCGCTGGTCGTACCCTTGCCGTTCCCGGTGGTAGACAGTGCGATGGGGACCGTGACCACTACCGGTCTATGGACCTAACAGACTTTCTCCAAAGAGAGTTAGAAATCTCTGATGAGGAATTGAAGTAA
- a CDS encoding lipoate--protein ligase family protein encodes MNSKVFYFPQIPPRSPYYNLAIEEALSLQLVSQNITAGVRLWKNPDSIILGLSENPFRNIKEEVVGAYETEARTIGFSKKPKPNFCYIARRASGGGTVFHSLTGNINYSLYLNLNERKELFPVKDSYDILLGIVAKSLSKQGIHCSPKGKSDLVLEKNGILKKISGNAQFRKRNCIVQHGTLILEENLIERVAEVLHHPPEEPDYRKERSHKDFLTSIPDFFSESIWAKDLVSEVFTYLGENTPEDFSKISFFGPDFSTFRKLVLQESESIRKKKYQNPDYTLHREIPT; translated from the coding sequence GTGAATTCCAAAGTATTCTATTTCCCACAAATCCCTCCTAGGTCACCTTACTATAATTTGGCGATTGAGGAGGCATTGTCACTTCAACTGGTATCTCAAAATATCACAGCTGGGGTTAGGCTCTGGAAAAATCCGGACTCCATTATTTTGGGACTTTCCGAAAATCCCTTTCGCAACATCAAAGAAGAAGTAGTCGGCGCTTATGAAACGGAAGCCCGCACCATAGGATTTTCAAAAAAACCAAAACCTAATTTTTGTTATATTGCTAGACGGGCTTCGGGAGGCGGGACAGTATTTCATTCTTTAACAGGTAATATCAACTATTCGCTTTATCTAAACTTAAATGAAAGAAAGGAACTCTTTCCTGTCAAAGATTCCTATGATATTTTACTGGGAATTGTTGCCAAATCCTTAAGTAAACAAGGCATCCATTGTTCGCCAAAAGGTAAATCCGATTTAGTATTAGAAAAAAATGGAATTTTAAAAAAGATCTCGGGGAATGCACAGTTTCGCAAACGTAATTGTATTGTCCAACATGGCACCTTGATTTTGGAAGAAAACTTAATTGAACGAGTGGCGGAAGTCCTCCACCACCCTCCCGAAGAACCAGACTACCGAAAAGAGCGAAGCCATAAGGACTTCCTTACCTCGATTCCCGATTTTTTTTCTGAAAGTATTTGGGCAAAAGATCTAGTTTCAGAAGTTTTTACTTATTTAGGGGAAAATACACCCGAAGATTTTTCAAAAATTTCCTTCTTTGGCCCGGACTTTTCTACTTTTCGGAAACTCGTCCTCCAGGAATCTGAATCTATTCGTAAGAAGAAATACCAAAATCCAGACTATACCCTCCACAGAGAAATTCCCACATGA
- a CDS encoding DUF4254 domain-containing protein, translating into MKALEATKAVSIFQESVLDWHKKEAPHPNPYPEGSLESTLYQKNHIDTIQWHIEDEIRRPDIALEDVVALKRKIDKLNQDRTDMVEKLDDFVIEMFRAITPKPNARLNSESPAWLLDRMSILELKIYHMEEQVARKDASASQEHIAKCQTKLDVLLDQREDLKKCLDELFLDYSEGTKRVKVYRQMKMYNDQNLNPSLYKNQK; encoded by the coding sequence ATGAAAGCATTGGAAGCCACAAAAGCCGTCTCTATTTTCCAGGAATCCGTTCTGGATTGGCATAAAAAAGAAGCCCCTCATCCAAATCCTTATCCTGAAGGAAGTTTGGAGTCCACACTCTACCAAAAAAACCACATCGATACCATCCAGTGGCATATTGAAGATGAAATCCGAAGACCAGACATTGCTTTGGAAGATGTTGTGGCTCTCAAACGAAAAATTGACAAACTGAACCAAGACAGAACCGATATGGTAGAAAAACTCGACGACTTTGTGATCGAAATGTTTCGCGCCATCACACCAAAACCAAATGCAAGGTTGAATTCTGAGTCTCCTGCTTGGTTACTCGATCGAATGAGTATTTTAGAACTCAAAATTTACCATATGGAAGAACAAGTCGCAAGAAAAGACGCATCTGCTTCCCAAGAACATATTGCTAAATGCCAAACAAAGTTAGATGTACTCCTAGACCAAAGGGAAGATTTGAAAAAATGTTTGGACGAACTCTTTCTCGATTACTCCGAGGGAACCAAACGAGTCAAAGTTTATCGTCAAATGAAGATGTACAACGACCAGAATCTAAATCCGTCTTTGTATAAGAATCAAAAATGA
- a CDS encoding MBOAT family O-acyltransferase, translating to MLFNSIPYLLLFAFTYLIYWNIPQKGRKPLLVISSLIFYAYFSFPFLFHFLFVILVNYGFSEWIFRKKDKGEKYSHLLFAIVALNLINLGFFKYFYFITGSLFSLTGYPAFKEISGSWSIFLPLAISFYTFQIIAVQVDIHRGIIEKRMSAVDYFLFILFFPQLIAGPIMRSQDFLPQLDHPTIDSDRMKKGLFLIIGGLFKKVIIAENIAPIISPIFMDPSKFDSFSIFFSVLAFAIQVYCDFSGYTDMARGSANLLGYEIPENFQGPFFSQSFRELWSRWHITLSSWLRDYIYIPLGGSKGSIFRSNLNSFITMCLGGLWHGANWAFVFWGAYLGALIWIERSLYLGRGKKKFLPDTMPFVGIIRTIVIFIVFTFSGVFFRAAARGEESMNVAFEIFKGVLTFRNTGESLSRVDELPTFIALGLMFNWFQYSSFVYEKLKPYQNILLPFLSVVILLLLGIFGDGGQDFIYFQF from the coding sequence ATGTTATTTAATTCTATTCCCTATTTATTGCTTTTTGCGTTCACATATTTAATTTACTGGAATATCCCGCAAAAAGGAAGAAAACCTTTACTGGTTATCTCTTCCTTAATTTTTTATGCCTATTTCAGTTTCCCTTTTTTATTCCACTTCCTATTTGTTATTTTAGTCAATTATGGATTTAGCGAATGGATCTTTCGTAAAAAAGACAAAGGCGAAAAATACAGCCATCTACTCTTTGCCATCGTTGCATTAAACTTAATCAATTTAGGTTTTTTTAAGTATTTTTACTTTATTACGGGCTCTCTATTTTCACTCACAGGTTATCCAGCGTTTAAAGAAATTTCGGGATCATGGAGTATCTTTTTACCACTGGCCATAAGTTTTTATACCTTCCAAATCATAGCGGTGCAAGTGGACATCCATAGAGGGATCATTGAAAAAAGAATGTCCGCTGTGGATTATTTTTTATTCATACTTTTTTTCCCTCAATTGATTGCGGGACCCATTATGCGTTCTCAGGATTTTCTTCCGCAACTAGACCATCCAACTATTGATTCCGACCGAATGAAAAAAGGACTATTCCTCATCATCGGTGGTCTTTTTAAAAAGGTAATCATTGCAGAAAACATTGCGCCTATCATTTCCCCAATCTTTATGGATCCGTCCAAATTTGATAGTTTTTCGATATTTTTTAGTGTGCTTGCCTTCGCCATACAAGTGTACTGCGACTTTTCTGGATACACAGATATGGCCCGTGGGTCTGCAAATTTACTTGGATACGAAATTCCAGAAAACTTCCAGGGACCTTTTTTCTCTCAATCGTTTCGAGAACTTTGGTCTAGATGGCATATCACTCTTTCTTCTTGGTTGCGTGACTATATTTATATCCCTCTTGGGGGGAGTAAAGGATCGATCTTTCGTTCCAACCTGAACTCATTCATTACTATGTGCCTTGGGGGACTTTGGCATGGCGCCAATTGGGCCTTTGTATTTTGGGGAGCTTATTTGGGGGCTTTGATTTGGATTGAAAGGTCACTCTATTTGGGACGAGGAAAAAAGAAATTCCTACCCGATACGATGCCTTTTGTGGGAATCATACGAACCATTGTGATCTTTATCGTTTTTACTTTTTCTGGTGTTTTTTTCCGAGCAGCAGCAAGAGGTGAAGAATCGATGAATGTAGCCTTCGAAATCTTTAAAGGTGTTTTGACATTCCGCAATACAGGCGAATCGTTAAGTAGAGTGGATGAACTACCCACTTTCATTGCTCTCGGACTTATGTTCAACTGGTTTCAATATTCTAGCTTTGTTTACGAAAAGTTAAAACCTTATCAAAATATCCTCCTTCCCTTTCTATCAGTAGTGATTTTATTATTACTCGGAATTTTTGGCGATGGTGGACAAGATTTTATCTACTTCCAGTTCTAA